GCGTCGCGCAGCGAGTAGAAGAAGTCGATCAGCATGGCGCGCCTTCCTTCATGACGTGAATCAGCGGTCGAGCCGGTGCGTGAGATGCGCGCGCACGGCCGGCCATTCCGATTCGATGATCGAGAACACGACGGTATCGCGATACGCGCCGTCCCGGCCGATCTGGTGATTGCGCAGAATGCCGTCCTGCTTGGCGCCGAGCCGCGCGATGGCCGCGCGCGACTGATGGTTCATGAAGTGCGTCCGGAACTCGACGGCAATGGCCTTCAGTTGCTCGAAAGCATGGCCGAGCAGCAGGCGCTTCGCTTCGGTGTTGAGCGCCGTGCGCTGCACGCGCTTCGCGTACCACGTATGGCCGATCTCGAGCCGCCGGTGCGCCGCTTCGACGTTGAAATAGCGCGTGGAGCCGACGACATCGCCCGTCTTCGCATCGATGACCGCGAACGGATGGGCGCCCAGCCGGTCGCGCATGTCGATGGCTGCGTCGATATAGGCGCGCGCCGTATCGGGCGAAGGCACGCTCGTGTACCAGAGCT
The Caballeronia sp. M1242 DNA segment above includes these coding regions:
- a CDS encoding GNAT family N-acetyltransferase, which codes for MSRWIEPVTLEGEHVRLVPLSVEHEQALAAAAADGELWKLWYTSVPSPDTARAYIDAAIDMRDRLGAHPFAVIDAKTGDVVGSTRYFNVEAAHRRLEIGHTWYAKRVQRTALNTEAKRLLLGHAFEQLKAIAVEFRTHFMNHQSRAAIARLGAKQDGILRNHQIGRDGAYRDTVVFSIIESEWPAVRAHLTHRLDR